One window of the Candidatus Jettenia sp. genome contains the following:
- a CDS encoding DUF4160 domain-containing protein, translating into MPTIIQIHGWRVFFYANENKEPIHVHCENGDKACKYWIEEENFEIEEAWNYKYEQQR; encoded by the coding sequence ATGCCGACGATTATACAAATTCATGGGTGGAGAGTATTTTTTTACGCAAATGAAAACAAAGAACCGATTCATGTGCATTGCGAGAATGGTGACAAGGCATGTAAGTACTGGATTGAAGAAGAAAATTTTGAAATAGAGGAAGCGTGGAACTATAAGTATGAACAACAAAGATAA
- a CDS encoding DUF2442 domain-containing protein, with product MQKFHAVKDVILSDTEMFLTIDEKQYSFKLSDISSKLQNATQQERNTFTISTSGYGIHWPLLDEDLSIDGLLGIKHEPKRINKYAKDRT from the coding sequence ATGCAAAAATTTCATGCAGTAAAAGATGTAATATTGTCTGATACAGAAATGTTTCTTACGATAGATGAGAAACAATATTCGTTCAAATTGTCTGATATATCATCGAAACTACAGAATGCGACACAGCAGGAACGAAACACCTTTACGATTAGTACAAGCGGTTATGGTATTCACTGGCCTTTGCTTGACGAAGATCTATCGATAGACGGACTTCTGGGTATTAAGCACGAACCAAAAAGAATAAATAAATATGCAAAAGATAGAACTTGA
- a CDS encoding nicotinate phosphoribosyltransferase → MREPQSLFLTEDSLGIVTDLYQLTMAAGYFEHGMHDITTFELFVRQLPENRSYLITAGIEQAIHYLTHIKFSEDNIQFLRQLPAFKHVSCEFFKYLKNFTFSGTVYAMPEGTIAFSDEPLMRVTAPIIEAQLVETYLLSVINFQTLIATKSSRIVYAAKGREVIDFGIRRAHGPQAGILAARSSFIGGCSSTSNVFAAYTLGIPAVGTIAHSWVMAFENELDSFHKFYETFPDYTVLLIDTYDTLAGAQHAAMISNKIKGVRIDSGDVLKLSKEVRKILDTKGLQHVKIIASGDLHENRIDDLLKNNAPIDSFGVGTEMVTSKDSPALGGVYKLVEQEHKRKIIPKMKLSKGKVTYPGKKQVYRITDAVGNFVKDVIGLEGENIEGTPLLIPVIKDGKPCYNLPTIHDIQRTASENLTHLPNPFKHLTDAETYPVYKSHGLEVKKQEAEKIVRNMNV, encoded by the coding sequence ATGAGAGAACCACAATCGCTATTCTTAACAGAGGATTCACTGGGAATCGTTACTGATCTCTACCAGCTTACGATGGCTGCCGGATATTTTGAACATGGAATGCATGACATCACAACTTTTGAATTATTCGTTCGCCAATTGCCTGAGAATCGTTCTTATCTCATCACAGCAGGAATAGAACAAGCGATCCACTACCTCACTCATATTAAATTCTCAGAGGACAACATTCAGTTCTTAAGGCAGCTACCCGCATTTAAGCACGTAAGCTGTGAATTTTTTAAATATTTAAAAAACTTTACCTTCAGCGGCACTGTCTATGCTATGCCTGAAGGAACCATTGCCTTTTCAGACGAACCTCTAATGCGGGTAACAGCCCCCATTATTGAGGCACAGCTTGTAGAAACATACCTGCTTTCAGTAATCAACTTCCAAACGTTAATTGCAACAAAATCATCAAGGATTGTATACGCAGCCAAAGGACGGGAGGTAATTGATTTTGGTATACGCCGTGCCCACGGTCCTCAGGCAGGTATCCTTGCCGCTAGATCAAGTTTTATCGGTGGATGCAGTAGCACCTCGAATGTATTTGCCGCCTATACATTAGGGATACCCGCGGTAGGAACCATTGCCCATTCATGGGTCATGGCCTTTGAGAATGAACTGGATTCATTTCATAAATTCTATGAGACGTTTCCTGATTATACGGTTTTGCTTATCGATACTTACGATACCTTAGCCGGAGCGCAACACGCAGCTATGATCAGCAACAAAATCAAAGGAGTTCGCATTGATAGTGGCGATGTATTAAAACTCAGCAAAGAAGTACGGAAAATTTTAGATACCAAAGGATTACAACATGTCAAAATCATCGCTAGCGGCGATTTACATGAGAACCGTATCGATGATTTATTAAAAAATAATGCACCTATTGACTCTTTTGGGGTAGGTACCGAAATGGTAACCTCGAAAGATTCCCCAGCGCTGGGTGGTGTCTATAAATTAGTTGAACAAGAACATAAGAGAAAAATCATTCCGAAAATGAAGCTGAGTAAAGGAAAAGTTACCTATCCGGGTAAAAAACAAGTGTATCGTATTACTGATGCCGTTGGTAATTTTGTAAAGGATGTGATTGGACTTGAGGGTGAGAATATTGAAGGAACCCCTCTTTTAATACCTGTTATAAAAGATGGGAAGCCATGCTATAATTTACCCACAATTCATGATATTCAACGTACCGCATCAGAAAACCTTACACACTTACCAAACCCATTCAAACATTTAACAGATGCAGAAACATATCCGGTATATAAAAGTCACGGACTGGAGGTGAAAAAACAAGAGGCTGAAAAAATAGTAAGGAATATGAATGTGTGA
- a CDS encoding NAD+ synthase, whose protein sequence is MAQINQTVGDFQKNTEKICSYINRAKNQGANLVIFPELAVTGYPPKDLLDIPSFIDKNLQALDEITRCTYGISAIVGFVDKNKQPYGKLVHNAAAFIQDQKIVSVHHKSLLPTYDVFDEYRYFEPAHTIFPREFMGNALGISICEDIWNDEEFWTRPLYEADPIESLISQKATIIINISSSPFAVEKHEKIRLPMLTHDARKYRVPLFYVNQVGGNDELVFDGNSTVINAEGKLIAQAAAFEEDLMVIDIENPVQLQAKAYTPIETVHKALIVGLRDYTAKCGFKNVVIGLSGGIDSAVTAALAVESLGSDNVIGVLMPSQFSSQSSIEDAVKLSQNLLIPYKIISIEGIFETYQSVLKPEFEGMPFDITEENLQARIRGNIIMALSNKYGYLVLTTGNKSELAVGYCTLYGDMSGGLALLSDVPKTMVYELARYINREKEIIPQNSMSKAPSAELKPNQFDQDTLPSYDILDTILKAYIEDTKCIAEIIQMGFDEKIVRDVIGKVNRNEYKRRQAAPGIKVTSKAFGSGRRMPIAHKFVY, encoded by the coding sequence TTGGCACAGATTAATCAAACCGTAGGCGACTTTCAAAAAAATACCGAAAAAATCTGCTCATATATTAACCGCGCTAAGAATCAGGGCGCCAATCTCGTTATTTTCCCGGAATTAGCCGTTACCGGTTATCCGCCAAAGGACCTCTTGGATATCCCTTCATTTATCGATAAAAATCTCCAGGCTTTAGATGAAATAACCCGTTGTACCTATGGTATCTCTGCCATTGTAGGCTTTGTTGATAAAAACAAACAACCCTACGGCAAGCTTGTTCATAATGCCGCGGCATTTATTCAAGATCAAAAGATTGTTTCCGTCCATCATAAATCACTCCTGCCAACCTACGATGTATTTGACGAGTACCGTTACTTTGAACCAGCACATACTATTTTCCCTAGAGAATTTATGGGTAATGCATTAGGGATATCTATCTGCGAGGATATATGGAATGATGAGGAATTTTGGACACGCCCTTTATATGAAGCAGATCCCATAGAAAGCCTGATCTCTCAAAAAGCTACTATCATTATAAACATCTCCTCGTCACCCTTTGCGGTAGAGAAACACGAGAAAATACGATTGCCTATGCTTACCCATGATGCCAGAAAATATAGAGTTCCGCTTTTCTATGTAAATCAGGTTGGAGGCAATGATGAGCTTGTCTTTGATGGAAATAGCACCGTAATAAATGCCGAAGGCAAGCTTATTGCCCAGGCAGCCGCTTTTGAAGAAGATTTGATGGTTATCGACATTGAAAATCCGGTACAACTGCAGGCCAAAGCTTATACCCCTATCGAAACTGTTCATAAGGCCTTGATTGTAGGACTTCGGGATTATACAGCAAAATGTGGTTTTAAGAACGTAGTTATTGGCCTTAGCGGAGGCATTGATTCTGCTGTTACCGCTGCATTAGCTGTCGAATCGTTAGGGAGTGACAATGTTATTGGAGTACTCATGCCGTCTCAGTTCTCATCACAGAGTAGTATCGAAGATGCGGTAAAACTCTCCCAAAACCTCCTGATTCCCTACAAGATCATATCGATTGAAGGAATATTTGAAACGTATCAGAGTGTCCTGAAACCGGAATTCGAAGGGATGCCCTTTGATATTACCGAAGAAAACCTGCAGGCGCGCATCCGCGGTAATATCATTATGGCACTTTCCAACAAATATGGATACCTCGTTTTGACAACTGGAAATAAATCGGAATTGGCTGTAGGTTATTGCACCTTATATGGGGATATGAGTGGCGGACTAGCGTTGCTATCCGATGTGCCAAAAACAATGGTATATGAACTAGCCAGGTATATAAATCGGGAAAAAGAAATTATCCCACAAAATAGTATGAGCAAAGCCCCTTCGGCAGAATTAAAACCGAATCAATTCGATCAGGATACCTTGCCATCTTACGACATCTTGGATACTATCTTAAAGGCGTACATAGAAGATACGAAGTGCATTGCTGAAATTATTCAAATGGGATTTGATGAAAAAATCGTGCGTGACGTTATCGGGAAGGTAAACAGAAATGAATACAAGAGGCGGCAAGCAGCTCCAGGTATAAAAGTAACTTCTAAGGCATTTGGATCTGGAAGGCGTATGCCGATTGCTCATAAGTTTGTCTACTAA